A window of the Synechococcus sp. LTW-R genome harbors these coding sequences:
- the rsmG gene encoding 16S rRNA (guanine(527)-N(7))-methyltransferase RsmG: MPAPADALWEALHWRPSDEQLQRFVQLQDVLRDWNSRVNLTRLVEGDDFWVAQIFDSLWPLVPQLQQNPEAPLRCIDVGTGGGFPGLAVAIAFPQAQLTLVDSVGRKTQAVEAMAQSLGLGERVELRCERIELTGRQKRCRGQFDLAMARAVAAAPVVAEYLVPLVASGGQALLYRGQWSPEDQRQLEKATAQLKARVLSCRQQELPAERGQRTAIVLSPNEACPKTYPRAVGIPSKFPLGG; this comes from the coding sequence ATGCCAGCTCCAGCAGACGCACTATGGGAGGCCTTGCACTGGAGACCCAGCGACGAGCAGCTGCAGCGCTTCGTCCAACTCCAGGACGTCCTGCGCGACTGGAATAGCCGGGTCAACCTGACGCGCTTGGTGGAGGGCGATGACTTCTGGGTCGCCCAGATCTTTGACAGCCTCTGGCCCCTGGTGCCCCAGTTGCAGCAGAACCCCGAGGCCCCACTGCGCTGCATTGATGTGGGCACGGGCGGCGGCTTCCCTGGCCTGGCCGTGGCGATTGCCTTCCCCCAGGCGCAACTCACCCTGGTGGATTCCGTCGGGCGCAAAACCCAGGCCGTCGAAGCGATGGCCCAGAGCCTTGGCTTGGGGGAGCGGGTGGAGCTGCGCTGCGAGCGGATTGAGCTGACCGGGCGCCAAAAACGCTGCCGCGGCCAATTCGACCTGGCCATGGCCCGCGCCGTGGCCGCCGCCCCGGTGGTGGCGGAATACCTCGTGCCCCTGGTGGCCTCGGGCGGACAAGCCCTGCTCTATCGCGGGCAGTGGAGCCCGGAGGACCAGCGCCAACTCGAGAAGGCGACCGCTCAGCTGAAGGCGCGTGTGCTCTCCTGCCGCCAGCAGGAGCTCCCCGCGGAGCGCGGCCAGCGCACAGCAATCGTGCTGAGCCCGAACGAGGCCTGCCCCAAGACCTACCCCCGGGCGGTGGGGATCCCCAGCAAGTTCCCCCTGGGGGGCTAG
- a CDS encoding J domain-containing protein: MAAANHYELLEVPSEASTQELRQAFRSLSKRYHPDTTALPEDEAREAFRRLQQAYLTLSDPERRRSYDATLRATSRVAVTPPSLRTAPKPVPVRRALSGGEWFALLLLALAVAFSLVLGVGLAWSRGAEFLKPPSWVAAGGQTEASTLLVDGGSAVAPDPAVQPSTAGAGALAG, encoded by the coding sequence TTGGCGGCTGCCAATCATTACGAGCTGCTGGAGGTGCCCAGCGAGGCGTCCACCCAGGAGTTGCGGCAGGCCTTTCGCAGCCTGAGCAAGCGCTACCACCCGGACACCACGGCCCTGCCCGAGGACGAGGCCCGGGAGGCCTTCCGCCGGCTCCAGCAGGCCTACCTCACCCTCAGTGATCCTGAGCGTCGTCGCAGTTACGACGCCACCCTGCGGGCCACCTCACGGGTGGCGGTGACTCCGCCGTCCCTGCGGACCGCGCCGAAGCCCGTTCCCGTTCGCCGCGCCCTCTCCGGTGGCGAGTGGTTCGCCTTGTTGCTCTTGGCTCTGGCGGTGGCCTTCAGCCTGGTGCTTGGTGTCGGCTTGGCCTGGTCCCGCGGGGCCGAGTTCCTCAAGCCCCCCAGCTGGGTCGCCGCTGGTGGGCAAACTGAAGCCTCAACTCTGCTTGTGGATGGTGGATCTGCCGTCGCCCCAGACCCCGCTGTACAACCATCCACTGCCGGTGCTGGAGCGTTGGCTGGCTGA
- a CDS encoding DUF3143 domain-containing protein: protein MVDLPSPQTPLYNHPLPVLERWLAELGGRQRGHHSCEWDLTTVAWSAELVLGSEELTVRWGQAAAAVERHFPYGLTRADVEAAILAGP, encoded by the coding sequence ATGGTGGATCTGCCGTCGCCCCAGACCCCGCTGTACAACCATCCACTGCCGGTGCTGGAGCGTTGGCTGGCTGAGCTCGGCGGACGGCAGCGCGGTCACCATTCCTGTGAATGGGATCTCACCACCGTCGCCTGGAGTGCCGAGCTGGTTTTGGGTTCGGAGGAACTCACCGTGCGCTGGGGGCAGGCGGCGGCGGCCGTGGAGCGTCACTTTCCCTATGGCCTCACCCGCGCGGATGTCGAGGCGGCGATCTTGGCGGGCCCCTAG
- the bioD gene encoding dethiobiotin synthase — MTQAPLGPQQRLVICGTDTDVGKTVVSALVVQGLNATYWKPVQCGLENGEGDRERVQRWLELPEARVLPEAYRFQAPVSPHWAAELEPGGSPPIASEELALPAVEGPLVVETAGGLLVPLRLDWLQIEQLQRWNLPVLLVARSGLGTLNHTLLSIEALRRRDLPLLGILLNGEPHPNNAATLEAISGIPVLGCLPRLAQLDATTLQGQWQALDLVHKLKGVRRRP, encoded by the coding sequence ATGACCCAAGCTCCCCTCGGCCCGCAGCAGCGGTTAGTGATCTGCGGCACCGACACCGATGTCGGCAAGACCGTGGTCAGCGCCCTCGTCGTGCAGGGCCTGAACGCGACTTATTGGAAGCCCGTGCAGTGCGGCCTGGAGAACGGCGAGGGCGATCGGGAACGGGTGCAGCGCTGGCTGGAGCTCCCCGAAGCCCGGGTCCTGCCGGAGGCCTACCGCTTCCAGGCTCCGGTCTCCCCCCATTGGGCCGCTGAGCTGGAACCCGGGGGCAGCCCGCCCATTGCCAGCGAAGAGCTCGCTCTCCCCGCCGTGGAGGGGCCGTTGGTGGTCGAGACCGCCGGTGGCCTCCTGGTGCCCCTGCGGCTGGATTGGCTTCAGATCGAGCAGTTGCAACGCTGGAACCTGCCCGTGCTGTTGGTGGCCCGCTCAGGCCTGGGCACCTTGAACCACACGCTGCTCTCGATTGAGGCCCTCCGGCGCCGGGACCTGCCGCTGCTGGGGATCCTGCTGAACGGGGAGCCCCATCCAAACAACGCCGCCACCCTTGAGGCCATCTCGGGAATCCCTGTACTGGGCTGCCTGCCGCGCCTGGCCCAGCTCGATGCCACGACCCTGCAAGGGCAGTGGCAGGCCCTGGATCTCGTCCATAAGCTCAAGGGGGTCAGGCGCCGCCCATGA
- a CDS encoding SAM-dependent methyltransferase, translating to MPRPDSPAPGFSEAVRGCFSEGAQRYPSRARLQAAVAQRLANLSARHRLHFPQGPLADLGAGTGLLSRSLAASLDQGPWLRVDACSALLEQGAGDHAPQIQWDLNQGLPPGLEQPAGLASSFALQWLDQPERQLGQWCDQLQAGGWLILGLPTSGSFPLWHQAAERAGVPCTALELPRAAGLIACAQERLELNEAQVLRFSRPNRGGLWFLQQIKAIGAQASRSPQLNPGQLRRLLRAWPGPEQAIVWEVLLLLGQKR from the coding sequence ATGCCCAGGCCTGATTCGCCGGCACCGGGGTTCAGCGAGGCGGTCCGGGGCTGCTTCAGCGAAGGGGCGCAGCGCTACCCCAGCCGGGCCAGGCTGCAGGCCGCGGTCGCCCAACGCCTGGCCAACCTGAGCGCCCGCCATCGACTGCACTTTCCCCAGGGTCCCCTCGCGGATTTGGGCGCCGGAACGGGGTTGTTGAGCCGCTCCCTCGCCGCCAGCCTCGACCAGGGACCGTGGCTGCGGGTGGACGCCTGCTCCGCCCTGCTCGAGCAGGGGGCGGGCGACCACGCCCCCCAGATCCAGTGGGACCTGAATCAAGGGCTGCCTCCCGGTCTGGAGCAGCCCGCAGGCCTGGCCTCGAGCTTTGCCCTGCAATGGCTCGACCAACCGGAGCGCCAGCTCGGCCAGTGGTGTGACCAACTGCAGGCCGGGGGCTGGCTCATCCTGGGGCTGCCCACCTCGGGCAGCTTTCCCCTCTGGCACCAGGCGGCAGAGCGGGCGGGGGTGCCCTGCACGGCCCTGGAGCTGCCCCGCGCGGCCGGCTTGATCGCCTGTGCCCAGGAACGGCTGGAACTCAACGAAGCCCAGGTGTTGCGCTTCAGCCGCCCCAACCGCGGCGGGCTCTGGTTCCTGCAGCAGATCAAAGCGATTGGCGCCCAGGCCAGCCGCAGTCCCCAACTCAATCCAGGCCAACTGCGGCGCCTGCTGCGCGCCTGGCCGGGCCCCGAGCAGGCCATCGTTTGGGAAGTACTGCTGCTATTGGGACAGAAGCGATGA
- a CDS encoding alpha/beta hydrolase: MSGIQLIGMHGWAGDHRGWAPWSRAAADRGWSFCCGERGYGQEAPQQPSWDSGSERRVVIGHSFGPHLLGEALWREATGAVLLASFTRFVPEGREGRAVNAALRAMGRRIRAGEEQEQLRDFLQQAANPQSRALLPEGPLGQGVSPDGRKRLLEDLEQLGSTSGLPAGFPSGIPVLIVEGGQDQIVSASSREELKQALPEATVWSRSALGHSLIDPALPDAVLDWIADAQA; the protein is encoded by the coding sequence ATGAGCGGCATCCAACTGATCGGCATGCACGGCTGGGCGGGGGATCATCGCGGCTGGGCCCCCTGGAGCAGGGCGGCGGCTGACCGGGGCTGGTCCTTCTGCTGCGGCGAACGGGGCTACGGCCAGGAAGCCCCCCAGCAGCCCAGCTGGGACTCCGGCAGCGAGCGGCGGGTGGTGATTGGTCATTCCTTTGGTCCCCATCTCCTGGGGGAGGCCCTCTGGCGTGAGGCGACCGGCGCCGTCCTGTTGGCGAGCTTCACGCGCTTTGTCCCCGAGGGCCGGGAGGGGCGAGCCGTCAACGCCGCCCTTCGGGCCATGGGCCGGCGCATCAGGGCCGGTGAAGAGCAAGAACAACTGCGGGATTTCCTGCAGCAGGCGGCCAACCCCCAGTCCCGAGCGCTGCTACCGGAGGGCCCCCTCGGGCAGGGCGTCAGCCCCGACGGCCGCAAGCGCCTGCTGGAGGACCTCGAGCAGCTGGGTTCCACGAGCGGCCTACCGGCTGGCTTCCCCAGCGGCATCCCCGTCCTGATCGTCGAGGGCGGCCAAGACCAGATCGTCAGCGCCAGCAGCCGGGAGGAGCTCAAGCAGGCCCTCCCCGAGGCCACGGTCTGGAGCCGCAGCGCCCTGGGCCATTCCCTGATCGATCCCGCCCTGCCGGACGCCGTCCTCGACTGGATTGCCGATGCCCAGGCCTGA
- a CDS encoding aminotransferase class I/II-fold pyridoxal phosphate-dependent enzyme, giving the protein MDAADPLAPLAADLQALPAARRRRLRSLAPAGQAAFAGEERPLLDLASNDYLGLSRDPALQRAASAAIEAVGVGAGASRLISGTRPIHAELEQALGDWLGRERVLLYPSGFQANIAAVQALADRHTWVLADRLIHHSLLVGIQASGAKLRRFQHNDLADLEALLVRARRDAPQRRLLVLSESLFSMEGSSPDVAAMAELCANHGAALLLDEAHSLGVLGDGGRGLGYGIAEISLISGTFGKAFGSGGAFLAGNATVGDWLLQHSGPFRYSTALAPPLVAAAAAGLRAIQEREPERRALLKRAERWRNALEAAGWPRPGGRGPILPLMVGDDQRALTLQAQLEQAGLLSVAIRPPTVPDGTARLRLVLRHDCPTGTLSRLIQALGTP; this is encoded by the coding sequence ATGGACGCAGCCGATCCATTGGCACCCCTGGCCGCTGACCTGCAGGCGCTGCCCGCCGCCCGCCGCCGCCGTCTGCGCAGCCTGGCACCTGCGGGCCAGGCCGCCTTTGCGGGAGAGGAGCGTCCCCTGCTGGATCTGGCCAGCAACGACTACCTGGGGCTGAGCCGCGATCCCGCCCTGCAACGGGCCGCCAGCGCCGCCATCGAAGCCGTCGGCGTAGGAGCCGGGGCCTCCCGCCTCATCAGTGGCACACGGCCGATCCACGCGGAGCTGGAGCAAGCCCTCGGCGACTGGCTCGGACGCGAGCGGGTGCTGCTCTATCCGAGTGGATTTCAGGCCAACATCGCCGCCGTCCAGGCCCTGGCGGACCGCCACACCTGGGTCCTCGCCGATCGGCTGATTCACCACTCGCTCCTGGTAGGCATCCAGGCCAGCGGCGCCAAATTGCGGCGCTTCCAGCACAACGACCTGGCGGACCTGGAGGCGCTGCTCGTGCGGGCTCGGCGCGACGCACCCCAGCGCAGGCTGCTCGTGCTCAGCGAAAGCCTGTTCTCCATGGAGGGCAGCTCCCCCGATGTGGCCGCCATGGCCGAGCTCTGCGCCAACCATGGGGCCGCGCTGCTGCTGGATGAAGCCCACAGCCTGGGGGTCCTCGGCGACGGGGGCCGGGGCCTGGGCTACGGGATTGCGGAGATCAGCCTGATCAGCGGCACCTTCGGGAAGGCCTTCGGCAGCGGCGGTGCCTTCCTGGCGGGCAACGCCACGGTGGGGGACTGGCTGCTGCAGCATTCCGGGCCCTTCCGCTACAGCACGGCCCTGGCCCCGCCGCTTGTGGCTGCCGCCGCTGCAGGTCTCCGGGCCATTCAGGAACGGGAGCCGGAACGGCGGGCGCTGTTGAAGCGCGCAGAACGCTGGCGCAACGCACTGGAGGCCGCTGGCTGGCCGAGGCCGGGGGGGCGCGGGCCGATCCTGCCGCTGATGGTGGGGGACGATCAACGCGCCTTGACCCTCCAAGCGCAACTCGAGCAAGCCGGGCTGTTGAGCGTGGCCATCCGCCCGCCCACCGTTCCGGATGGGACAGCGCGGCTGCGGCTCGTGCTTCGCCACGATTGCCCCACCGGCACCTTGTCTCGGCTGATCCAGGCCCTGGGGACACCATGA
- a CDS encoding RNA helicase: MPSSSPTAQSSEVPPLEQLFPFSLDDFQLEAIEALNQGHSVVVSAPTGSGKTLIGEYAIHRALAHGQKVFYTTPLKALSNQKLRDFREQFGAERVGLMTGDLTVNREASIVVMTTEIFRNMLYAEAEAGDDPLADVEAVVLDECHYMNDSQRGTVWEESIIHCPPVVQLVALSATVANAGQLTDWIEAVHGPTRLVMSDFRPVPLQFSFCSAKGLHPLLNDEGTGLHPNCKVWRAPKGRNRRGPKTPRPPQPEAPPLGFVVAQMAEREMLPAIYFIFSRRGCDKAVRDLGKVCLVTPQEQARIQERLDAFVAATPEAVRDGGHDDALLRGIAAHHAGVLPAWKELIEELFQQGLVKVVFATETLAAGINMPARSTVISALSKRTERGHRPLMGSEFLQMAGRAGRRGLDSQGYVVTVQSRFEGVREAGQLATSPADPLVSQFTPSYGMVLNLLQRYELAKAKELVERSFGRYLATLDLSEDEARISELREQLGDLSDNVENVDWEDFEDYEKQRGRLREERRLLRILQQQAEETLAHELTLALRFASEGTLVSLKAPVLRGRVTPAVIVEKQQGSGQFPLLCCLTDENVWVLVPCSAVVSLHAELTCLQVKDVAVPELHRAGELRHGDQASGGLALAVGHMARRHDMVTPQYDLAGEVQAQAHLVRELELALELHPAHGAGDRKKLRKQRFRMEELEAEIAERQRVLHFRANRHWETFLALIDILRFFGCLDGDEGLDPSEVGRTVAALRGDNELWLGLALMSGHLDELEPADLAALLEAISTEVNRPDLWSGYPPPPAADEAMHDLRGIRRELQRQQEAGKVVMPVWFEGELMGLVHAWAKGVSWSDLIANTSLDEGDVVRIMRRTVDLLAQIPYCEAISEQLRTNARAALKAINRFPVREPIDGGMADGEGANPAIARQGEAAALNSAA; this comes from the coding sequence ATGCCCAGCAGCAGCCCAACGGCCCAGTCTTCAGAGGTGCCGCCCCTCGAGCAGCTGTTCCCCTTCAGCCTCGATGACTTTCAGCTGGAGGCGATTGAGGCCCTGAATCAGGGCCACTCGGTGGTGGTGAGTGCTCCCACCGGCTCGGGCAAGACCTTGATTGGTGAGTACGCCATTCACCGCGCCCTGGCCCACGGTCAGAAGGTCTTCTACACAACGCCGCTCAAGGCCCTCTCGAACCAGAAGCTGCGGGACTTCCGCGAGCAGTTCGGGGCGGAACGCGTCGGTCTGATGACCGGGGACCTCACCGTGAATCGGGAGGCCTCCATCGTCGTGATGACCACGGAGATCTTCCGGAACATGCTCTACGCCGAGGCTGAGGCGGGCGATGACCCCTTGGCCGACGTGGAGGCCGTGGTGCTCGACGAGTGCCACTACATGAACGACTCCCAGCGCGGGACGGTCTGGGAGGAATCGATCATTCATTGCCCGCCGGTTGTGCAGCTGGTGGCCCTCTCGGCGACGGTGGCCAATGCCGGGCAGCTGACCGATTGGATCGAGGCGGTCCACGGGCCGACCCGGCTCGTCATGAGCGACTTCCGGCCGGTGCCGCTGCAGTTCAGCTTCTGCAGCGCCAAGGGCCTCCATCCCCTGCTCAACGACGAGGGAACAGGGCTTCACCCGAACTGCAAGGTCTGGCGCGCCCCCAAAGGCCGCAACCGCCGCGGACCGAAAACCCCGAGACCCCCGCAACCCGAGGCCCCACCGTTGGGCTTCGTGGTCGCGCAGATGGCGGAGCGGGAGATGCTCCCGGCCATCTATTTCATCTTCAGCAGACGCGGCTGCGACAAGGCCGTGCGCGATCTGGGCAAGGTCTGCCTCGTGACCCCCCAGGAGCAAGCCCGGATTCAAGAGCGCCTGGATGCCTTCGTGGCGGCCACTCCGGAGGCGGTGCGGGATGGGGGCCATGACGATGCCCTGTTGCGCGGCATCGCGGCCCACCACGCCGGAGTGTTGCCGGCCTGGAAGGAGTTGATCGAGGAGCTCTTCCAGCAGGGTCTCGTGAAGGTGGTCTTCGCGACTGAGACCCTGGCGGCCGGCATCAACATGCCCGCGCGCAGCACCGTGATCTCCGCGCTCTCCAAGCGAACGGAGCGGGGGCACCGTCCCTTGATGGGCAGCGAGTTCCTGCAGATGGCCGGCCGGGCGGGTCGCCGCGGTCTCGACTCCCAGGGCTATGTCGTCACCGTCCAGAGCCGTTTTGAGGGTGTTCGCGAGGCCGGCCAGCTCGCCACGAGCCCAGCGGACCCCCTGGTCAGCCAGTTCACCCCCAGCTACGGCATGGTGTTGAACCTGCTGCAGCGCTACGAGCTCGCCAAGGCCAAGGAGCTGGTGGAGCGCAGCTTTGGCCGCTACCTGGCCACCCTGGATCTCAGCGAGGACGAGGCCCGCATCAGCGAGCTTCGTGAGCAGCTCGGCGACCTCAGCGACAACGTCGAGAACGTCGATTGGGAGGACTTCGAGGACTACGAGAAGCAGCGCGGTCGCCTGCGGGAGGAGCGCCGTCTGCTGCGGATCCTGCAGCAGCAGGCTGAGGAAACCCTGGCCCATGAATTGACCCTGGCCCTCCGCTTTGCCAGCGAGGGAACCCTGGTCAGCCTTAAGGCCCCGGTACTGCGCGGCCGAGTCACCCCCGCGGTGATCGTGGAGAAGCAGCAGGGTTCAGGTCAGTTCCCGCTGCTCTGTTGCCTCACCGACGAGAACGTCTGGGTGCTCGTCCCCTGCAGTGCGGTGGTCAGCCTGCACGCCGAGCTCACCTGCCTGCAGGTCAAGGATGTCGCTGTGCCTGAGCTGCATCGGGCGGGGGAGCTGCGCCATGGCGACCAGGCCAGCGGCGGTCTGGCTCTGGCCGTCGGGCACATGGCCCGGCGCCACGACATGGTCACGCCCCAGTACGACCTGGCCGGCGAGGTGCAGGCCCAGGCGCATCTGGTGCGTGAGTTGGAGCTGGCCCTGGAGCTGCATCCCGCCCATGGCGCCGGCGATCGCAAAAAGCTGCGCAAGCAGCGCTTCCGCATGGAGGAGTTGGAGGCGGAGATCGCGGAGCGGCAGCGCGTCCTGCATTTCCGCGCCAATCGCCATTGGGAGACCTTCCTGGCCCTGATCGACATCCTGCGCTTCTTCGGTTGCCTTGATGGCGACGAGGGTTTGGATCCAAGCGAGGTGGGCCGGACCGTGGCGGCCCTGCGCGGCGACAACGAGCTCTGGTTGGGCTTGGCGCTGATGAGCGGCCACCTCGATGAACTCGAGCCCGCCGACCTGGCCGCCTTGCTCGAGGCGATCTCCACGGAGGTCAACCGCCCGGATCTCTGGAGTGGCTACCCGCCGCCGCCGGCTGCCGATGAAGCCATGCACGACCTGCGCGGGATTCGCCGTGAACTGCAGCGGCAACAGGAGGCCGGCAAGGTCGTGATGCCGGTCTGGTTTGAAGGGGAACTGATGGGCCTGGTCCATGCCTGGGCCAAGGGCGTGAGTTGGAGCGACCTGATCGCCAACACCTCCCTCGATGAGGGTGATGTGGTGCGGATCATGCGCCGCACCGTGGACCTCCTGGCCCAGATTCCCTACTGCGAGGCCATCAGCGAACAGCTGCGCACCAATGCCCGGGCCGCCCTGAAAGCAATCAACCGCTTCCCGGTGCGCGAACCGATTGATGGGGGCATGGCCGATGGCGAAGGGGCGAACCCCGCCATCGCCCGCCAAGGCGAAGCAGCGGCGCTTAATTCCGCGGCCTGA
- a CDS encoding 23S rRNA (pseudouridine(1915)-N(3))-methyltransferase RlmH, whose product MNPSRIRILAVGKLRKSWVLEGASTFLKRLPGLQVLELRDAGMAKEAEAILAALKPDERLVILTEEGQTLDSVALAQRLEGSGSERLAFVIGGAEGIDPALKARASWRLSLSPMTFPHELARLLLLEQLYRAMTIQQGGPYHKP is encoded by the coding sequence ATGAATCCGTCCCGCATCCGCATCCTGGCGGTGGGCAAGTTGCGCAAGAGCTGGGTGCTCGAGGGGGCGTCCACCTTCCTCAAACGGCTGCCGGGATTGCAGGTCCTGGAGCTCCGGGATGCCGGGATGGCCAAGGAGGCTGAGGCCATCCTGGCGGCCTTGAAGCCCGACGAGCGCTTGGTGATCCTCACTGAAGAGGGCCAAACGTTGGATTCGGTGGCGTTGGCCCAGCGCTTAGAGGGATCCGGCTCGGAGCGCCTGGCCTTTGTGATCGGCGGCGCCGAAGGCATTGACCCGGCCCTCAAAGCCCGCGCCAGTTGGCGCCTGAGCCTCTCGCCCATGACCTTCCCGCACGAACTCGCCCGGTTACTCCTGCTGGAGCAGCTCTACCGGGCGATGACGATTCAGCAGGGCGGGCCGTATCACAAGCCCTAG
- the purB gene encoding adenylosuccinate lyase: protein MIERYTLPEMGAIWSEQAKFQSWLDVEIAATEANCELGRVPAEAVATIKEKASFSVERILEIEAEVRHDVIAFLTNVNEHVGDAGRHIHVGMTSSDVLDTGVALQMKASVKLLRQELDLLADALRLLAREHKATVMIGRSHAIHGEPITFGFKVAGWLAEVVRNQERLEHLETAVSVGQISGAMGTYANTDPRVEEIACAKLGLVPDTASTQVISRDRHAEYIQTLALVGAALERFSTEIRNLQRTDVLEVEENFAKGQKGSSAMPHKRNPIRSERISGLARVLRSYVVAALENCALWHERDISHSSVERMMLPDCSVTLHFMLREMTSVVKGLGVYPGNMARNMNVYGGVVFSQRVLLALVEAGISREDAYRIVQRNAHTAWNTDGGNFRANLEADAEVTSRLNAEQLADCFSTDLHQANLDVIWKRLGI from the coding sequence TTGATCGAGCGTTACACCCTGCCCGAGATGGGCGCCATCTGGAGCGAGCAGGCGAAATTCCAAAGCTGGCTGGACGTGGAAATTGCCGCCACCGAAGCCAACTGCGAACTGGGCCGCGTCCCGGCAGAGGCCGTCGCCACGATTAAAGAGAAAGCCAGCTTCAGCGTCGAGCGGATCCTCGAGATCGAGGCCGAGGTACGCCATGACGTGATCGCCTTCCTCACCAACGTCAACGAACACGTGGGTGACGCCGGTCGCCACATCCACGTGGGGATGACCAGCTCCGATGTCCTCGACACCGGTGTGGCCCTACAGATGAAGGCCTCGGTCAAGCTGCTGCGCCAGGAACTCGATCTGTTGGCCGACGCCCTGCGGTTGCTGGCTCGGGAGCACAAGGCCACGGTGATGATCGGCCGCTCCCACGCCATCCATGGTGAACCGATCACCTTTGGCTTCAAGGTCGCGGGCTGGTTGGCCGAAGTGGTGCGCAACCAGGAGCGCCTGGAGCACCTGGAAACCGCGGTCAGCGTCGGCCAAATCTCCGGTGCCATGGGCACCTACGCCAACACCGACCCCCGGGTGGAGGAGATCGCCTGCGCCAAGCTCGGCCTGGTGCCCGACACCGCCAGCACTCAGGTGATCTCTCGCGATCGCCACGCGGAATACATCCAGACCCTCGCCCTGGTGGGCGCCGCCCTGGAGCGCTTCTCCACGGAGATCCGCAACCTGCAGCGCACCGATGTCCTCGAGGTCGAGGAGAACTTCGCCAAGGGGCAGAAGGGCAGCTCCGCCATGCCCCACAAGCGCAACCCGATTCGCAGCGAGCGGATCAGCGGTCTCGCCCGTGTGCTGCGCAGCTACGTCGTGGCGGCCCTCGAGAACTGTGCCCTCTGGCACGAGCGGGACATCAGCCACAGCTCCGTCGAGCGGATGATGCTGCCCGACTGCTCGGTCACCCTGCACTTCATGCTGCGTGAGATGACTTCGGTCGTGAAGGGCCTCGGGGTCTACCCCGGCAACATGGCCCGCAACATGAACGTCTACGGCGGGGTGGTCTTCAGCCAGCGTGTACTGCTGGCCCTGGTGGAAGCCGGCATCAGCCGCGAAGACGCCTACCGGATCGTGCAGCGCAACGCCCACACCGCCTGGAACACCGACGGCGGTAACTTCCGGGCCAACCTGGAGGCGGACGCCGAGGTGACCTCGCGCCTCAATGCCGAACAACTGGCGGACTGCTTCTCCACCGATCTGCACCAGGCCAACCTGGATGTGATCTGGAAGCGCCTCGGGATCTGA
- a CDS encoding TlyA family RNA methyltransferase, with product MGRKRRLDLQLVELGLVASRQQAQQLIRAGKVRSGDRILDKPGLEVLPELELQVEQPQRFVSRGGEKLLAAVEAFPLALDQRVCLDGGISTGGFTDCLLQHGAARVYGVDVGYGQTAWSLRTDERLVLKERTNLRHLQPEDLYGEGDVWPDLAVADVSFIRLALVLPALGRLLQSERREAVLLVKPQFEVGKERVGKGGVVRDPLAHADAIAGVIEAAEAEGWRGCGVVASPITGPAGNHEYLLWLRAGAWEAQEKTSEATPDGEGIRRLVELTLAS from the coding sequence ATGGGTCGAAAGCGACGCTTGGATTTGCAGTTGGTGGAGTTGGGGCTGGTGGCCTCCCGCCAGCAGGCGCAGCAGCTGATCCGCGCCGGCAAGGTCCGCAGTGGTGATCGAATCCTCGATAAGCCTGGTCTGGAGGTCCTGCCGGAGTTAGAGCTCCAGGTGGAGCAGCCCCAGCGCTTTGTCTCCCGGGGCGGTGAAAAGTTGTTGGCGGCCGTGGAGGCCTTCCCATTGGCCCTCGATCAGCGGGTCTGCCTCGATGGCGGGATCTCAACGGGTGGATTCACCGATTGCTTGCTCCAGCACGGGGCGGCCCGGGTCTACGGCGTGGACGTGGGCTACGGCCAAACCGCCTGGAGCCTGCGCACCGATGAGCGCTTGGTGCTGAAGGAGCGCACGAACCTGCGCCACCTCCAACCGGAGGACCTTTATGGGGAGGGGGATGTCTGGCCTGATCTGGCCGTGGCGGACGTGTCCTTTATCCGATTGGCCCTGGTGCTTCCAGCCTTGGGTCGCTTGCTGCAGAGCGAGCGCCGCGAAGCGGTCCTCTTGGTGAAGCCCCAATTTGAGGTGGGGAAAGAGCGTGTCGGCAAAGGCGGTGTGGTGCGGGACCCCCTGGCCCACGCCGATGCCATTGCTGGGGTGATCGAGGCCGCCGAAGCCGAGGGTTGGCGCGGCTGTGGGGTGGTCGCCTCACCCATCACCGGGCCCGCCGGGAATCATGAGTACCTGCTCTGGCTGCGGGCCGGAGCCTGGGAGGCGCAAGAGAAAACCTCCGAAGCGACGCCCGACGGGGAGGGCATTCGGAGGTTGGTTGAGCTGACGTTGGCGAGCTAG
- a CDS encoding P-II family nitrogen regulator, which produces MKKIEAIIRPFKLEDVKLALVNAGIVGMTVSEVRGFGRQKGQVERYRGSEFTVEFLQKLKLEIVVDDARVDTVVNAIQDAARTGEIGDGKIFISPVESVVRIRTGDKDNSAI; this is translated from the coding sequence ATGAAAAAAATCGAGGCCATCATTCGCCCCTTCAAGCTCGAAGACGTGAAGCTGGCCCTGGTGAACGCCGGCATCGTTGGCATGACCGTGAGCGAAGTGCGCGGCTTTGGTCGCCAGAAGGGCCAAGTCGAGCGCTACCGCGGCTCTGAATTCACCGTTGAGTTTCTGCAGAAACTCAAGCTCGAGATCGTGGTGGATGACGCCCGCGTCGACACCGTGGTGAACGCCATCCAGGACGCCGCCCGCACTGGCGAAATCGGCGACGGCAAGATCTTCATCAGCCCCGTGGAGTCCGTGGTGCGGATCCGCACCGGCGACAAGGACAACAGCGCCATTTGA